Within the Trichoderma breve strain T069 chromosome 3, whole genome shotgun sequence genome, the region CCGCAAACTAAAATCTCACAGAAAGCTCAGAATAATTATGCCGATGGACATTCACTCTCATGTACGTAAGTCGCAAACGAAAATCCTCACCGATCCTTGCATCCGTTGCCCTTATACTACCACCCAGCCCCCAGACCCAAATCCCCTATACGAACGTGGAACCTCGAAAAACTATATTCGCGTCAAGATAACCTCAGCCTAGAGCCCCCACCCCTTTCGACAAATAGTGGCTCACTCCTCGACAAACAAGGCAGGTAACCGGACTCGCCAGCGCTGCCTGTGTACTCTTATACCCCCAGCAGGTTTGCATGCTAGCTTCCTTATAACGCCTCTGCACGCGGCGATCCCAAAGCTGCCTATTTGGGCGTTTTGACGGACTTACACAGCAAGGGTCCGTCGTGCCATGGCTCAGTGCTATACGAGGCAAAATTATTTTTCCGTCGATTCGAAAAATGTCCCGGATGTGGGCCACGAGCTGACaagggaaagagagaaggaaaaaatgGGCTGACTAGGGAACAGGGGTCGTCGAGTTTAATCGCCTGTGCTTTTCTGGAGTGaagcttgtttttttcttttttcccctggTTATGACTTTATGAAGGAACGACGGGGGGTTTTGACAAACTCGTGGACTAACTTCTTTATGTAGTAGTAGGCAATTGTTCCAACAGTATTCTGTGAAGAACGAAGTATAAGTACAAAGCTGAGGGCCGGCATAATGCAACCTTGATGTATAAGCATAAGTCCAAACTGAGAGATCTCATCGTTCTGATGGTTGCTTCCGGATCCTGTAGCTTGCTCATGCACCTGAGAGCTTTGGGTTCTTGGCCGACTGCTTATATGTATTCAAGCACTCCTAGAGCCTCGTATCGGCAAGTTTTACCTCAACTTACCATGCTTCCGGGAATTTAGCTGCTACATACGGAGAGGCCGACGAACTCAGATCCATCCAAAGCGTTCATCGCTTATGTAGTGGTGCTACCACTTGTAGCATTTCCGCTTCGTGTTGACGACCTCGCCACTCATCATACATCAAAATTCACGCAATCCAGGCATCATACGGTCCATTCAGAGTTCCATTTTCATGTAAGAGCGTTACGAGAACTACATATTCATattacattacattacaCTTACACTACACACAAGCCCATACTCCTTGGATCTCAGATCGCAAGCATAAACGCGAAGCAACCTAGCAATAGCGTCTCGCTTATCCGAGCAGCCGAAGACGTCGACTGCTCTGTCGTGTTGGCGAGGATCTGCGCCGGCTCATAGGTATTCGGCAAGGTATCATTGGTCGTGCCATTCCAGCAGTATCTCGCAAAGCAATCTGCACACTTTGAAGGAATCCTAGTCCTGGTGCGGACGAGGCTTCGGGCCAAAATGGCGCAGCCGATGCATGCCGGCCAATTCGAATCCACCGTGCCATTGCCCATGGTTGCCATATTGTATCCGTTCTGGATGATCTGATTGCGCTCCTCAATACTGTATTCCAAGTCAAAGGTTGAAACGTTGGACTGGAATGAGTACGGAGCATTAGGCATATATACGATGAGCGGCCCACGAGGAGTGTTGCTGCCGTTGGTACAGCCGAAAAAGGTAGGCCGCTGGTTCAGGCCCAAGTTGACAAAGGTGTTCTGATCGGGCACATCTGGGAATCTGCTGTCGTTGGCAGAGACCCTGGCCTCTGATCTGTTGAACGTTGCCACCATGGCAGTGCCATTTGGCCACAGTGTTTCTGTATCGGCAGAACCATcaacagcaaagatgacGTCGACTTCTCGTTCGGCCAGAAGCAGCGGATGCAAGGGGATGTTTTGTAAGTCCTCTCCACCATCTACGAGAGCCAGAACCGTGGAATTAGCATTCAAATTTCCGCTGGAGTTGTATCTGAAGAACGGATTCGGCCAGTTCGCAATGTCTCTGTTTTCTGAGCCAACGTTTGCCAGCGTGCGATTTATTGCGCTAATCAAGAATTCTGGCACACCCTCTACCCTTCCAATTTGTAAGAATGCCTGGTTAAATAGAGAAGATGAGGTGCCCATGACAAAGCCAGCATTGTCGACCCCCGCGATGCAACTTCCGTTACGTGGAATAGTGCCATTAGTGAAGTTGGAGCCGACGAATTGAAGCGGTGCAAAGGCTTCGAGACCAGGGTCGTACGATCCCATTTCCCAAGGGTTGAACTCGAAGACTGTCGAGTTACTGGCTATCTGGAGCTGCCCTGAAGTTCTCTCAATGGCGACGATCAACGGCAGTGGAGTTTGAGCCGATACAAAGTCTGTATCATTTGATATAGATGAAAAGGTGAACGCTGTTGGAAGAGTTAGTCCACTTCACGAATGTCGTGTTGAAGGTATCGTCATACCAGGTCCTCCGTCACTCGGATCTACGAGCTGGTAAGATAATGCTCTGCCCCAATAATCTGTTATTGTTGTATTGAAGCCGGCATCTCTCTTAccgtcaacatcatcaaacagTTGTCGGTAATATCTCGTGATAGAAAGACCATCGGGTCCTGCAATTGGCCGACACATAATTAGTGAGAGTGCATGTTATGGAGATGCAGTGTCATACCGTTGAGGATGGAGTGATCGAATTGCCAAATGGTACTGAGAAATCCATCTGTAGCAAAGATGATGGATTCGACCGACGTAAAGTTCTGAACGTAAAGACTACCGACGAGCCAGCTTCCGCCGGAAAGACCGCTAAGATACGTGGCTGACTGTAAAAGGCCTCCCAGATGGCCGGTTTCCGTCGCATTTGTCGATCTGTTGTCAAATGCTGCCAGAGCCCCAGCTCCGTTCATCAAAGCTCGGTAGCCTCCAccggagatggcgatggctaCTCTTGGTAGGCCGGTGCCAGCGTTTGTGAGGTTATCGATGTATCTGCCGGTGTCAAGACCGGTGATATTGGCGCGGCTGAGCACATCTTTCATGGCTTGGACTGTGTTATTTGtgcgaagaggaagccaaTCTGTTTCGTTAGTCGACAAGCCTGTGGCCGCGCGGATCGTCGGCCTATGGGCTGGGCATGAAACCACAGCTGGAGTGTAGCCATCAGGAGCAACTGGAGCAGCTCGTTCAAGAATCGATAATGCTTGAATGCCTGGCGGAAAGTACGAAGCTACAGCTCATTGTATCAGCCTCGCTGTTGACGTTATAGCTGTCTGCGATGACGGCATACCAGGAATCATCATATACCCAATGAAACAAACGAGGATGCGACTTATGTTGATCATCTTTGCAGTTTTACTTTGAAGTTGATAAATTGAACAAATGTGCGATGAATTGACAAACAGTAGGTGATCAGAGAAAGGAAATAGCACTTGCGATTAGGACCCGAGTCGGGAGTAAGAGCTATCAACCGATTTGCTGCTATCTCGGGTCGTTCTGATCTCAACAGACTTCATTACTATTCAAGATGTTTCATCAACATGAAGAAATGCAGTTCCAGTTGCTTTGCTCGATAGTCGATCAATACCAGTGTATTGGTATTTTGTACACCTACGAGAAGTGAGTGAGGAGCAAAGTTGATATAACATTTTTGAAGGAAGCGTCGTAAAAAATAAGGTACATTAGTCTATCAGCCACGATTTCAGCTCCAAATGTCTGCAAGAGCCTTGATCCCGAGCGTGTAAGAATATCGTCATCAGCGTCAATCGCATTCTCAGCTTACTCCAATTGCGAGTAAACACAACCTATGTCAGGATTCTCGTTACCGCAATTGTTTGTCAACGTATCCGATTCATTAAAGACAAATGCTATAAAAATCATTTTTTCAGAATGAGACAGATATTCTACCAATGGTCTAGTCATTGTTTCGACTCGCAACAGAATCAGGATCTTCTCATCCCAATTACAATCGCCATTTAAACACCCGCAAAACTGCGCCACCACCCACTGTCGCCCGTTCGGATCATCCGGGGGGTGGCCGCGTGGATTCACAAGTTCCCCGCGAAATGAATGGCGTGGCATTTCATTTCCAGCCTTGAGATCGCCAGACGGGTTTGATGTTttggagctggtgctgcGTCATCCGACGACAGAACACATAACAAACTCTGTGAGATACACACTCTTGGCACTAGGGCTTCATTTGGATGCATGTAGATTGCGAATATTTTCTCTTGGCATCTGTCATTACAGTAATTGAGCCAATCTCTTcatgagctgcagcttcattTTAGCTTTGGTAGCGGAGCGCCATATCTCATCTGTGTCCTCTAGCGATTGGACGCGTTGAATAAACTTTGGATCGATGCGCTAGATTTTAAGGGTCTAAGATGCCGAGACCCTCATGTTTTGATACTGATGAGAATTCCAAACACGAATTCGGATGGCGCTGAGAGAAGCTATACCGAAGAGGACGTCTTGTTAATCCATTTCAGATGCCGCAAGTGTGGTGACTATTGACCTTTCTGCAGTAGTAGTATATACAATTGCTATCACCATAAGAAATGGAGAGGGTTTTTTATATTCATCTATTTTATATCTCACTCGTAAATGAAGCCCAATGCTCAGAGGCTAATCCCTGGTTATAGGGAAATATTGGCGCCGTGccatggaaatggaaatgcTCAAGTGTTTTTAAACAATGCAAGTAAATCTAAGTTTCCACTTGGCTGAGTTTGAGACCTACGTGAGGCAATTCGGTCAGAGAACGCATGTTCCGTGTCCATCATTCAGCTGttctttcttcattcaaTAGAGCAATCAGGCTTAGACATTTCATAAACTACAAGTAAAATTCTCAATACTTGTAGATTGTAGACTAAACAAGAAACTACGTGTTGTTAAACATATAAGAACATGTGTAGAATTCACTACTTCTGAATGTAGTTTCTATCTCATCATTGCTCCAAAATTGGTGATAGTCGCCGTATGATGAGCACAAGTAGAGAGGACTCCAAAATTCCagaaaatatatatataaagataGTTGCAGTATCAGCGCTTTTTATATCTACCTAAATACATCCCGGTTTTTATTCGGAGTCTTAAATGTAACTCAGACCACCATCGACGCCGATAACTTGGCCAGATATGAAGCTCGCCCCTGGACTAACCGCAAACACAATAGCATTGGCAACTTCCTCTGCCTTTCCATCTCGCTTGATATACTGCTGAGCACGAAATTTTTGTGTCAACTCGTGCTCCTCTGGCGGAGCATAATCTGTTGAGATGGGTCCTGGAGCAACAACGTTGACGGTAATGCCCTTCTCGCCAAGTTCCTCAGCCCATGCCAGGGTGAGAGTATTGAGCGCTCCCTTGGTAGCCGTGTACAATGAGGCAAACCGAGTTCCAGTTCGAGCAACCACACTGCTGATATTGACGATGCGGCCTCCGGGAGAGGTAATATGAGGCAGGGCAGCCCGGATGAGCAGGTGAGGACCTCGAACATTGGGATGGAACAAAGCATCAAACTCTTCAACGGGAGCCTCTGATGTGCTTGCTTGGAAAGTAGCGTGACCtgcgttgttgatgatgatgtcaaTCTTGCGGCCTGGGAACGCTGCAACAGTGGCATTGACAATGTCGTCGCCAAAAGTGATGGAGCCGGCGTTGCTTTGAACGGCAATAGCCTGAACGCCCAGCGCTTTGATCTTGGCAAGACACTCCTCGGCAGCAGTCTTGTTTGAGTTGTAGTGAATCACAATCTAATGGCAGTCAAAATGCATATTAGCACCAACTCAAAGAATACAACTATTTGTCGTGGACATGGTGATTCATACATCGGCGCCGCTTTTAGCGAGGGCGTAGGCGGTAGCATATCCAATGCCGTTGAGCTTGGATGCTCCAGTGATAATGGCGAGCTTTCCTTTGAAGTCGGTCGACATAATGGGCTTTTATTAATGAGTCTCGAGTAAAACTGTTGAGAGCTGGATAACTTGGTGGTTGGATTCCGAGTTGAACAATGAAGACTCTACGACGCCTTTTATGTTGCCAGTCGGTGGCCCACGTTCTCCTCTTTTCATCCATTTGTCTCTTGACTATATGAATCCTACCCCCCAGGTCATTGTTTTCTAAACACATTCTGGGCATCAACGTCAACTAACTTGAATACAGGCAACGGTGTATTCACGCCCTCTCGGCAACCCATGTTAGTCTGGACGTCTGCAACTGTTGGAAACAGGTTCACTGACTAATAGGCTATCAAACATAGGAGCGGCTTTACTTACAAATCCGAATCAACACTTCCGAGTCGTCAATCACCGCCCACAATACTTCCTTGTCGCCTATCGTCTCTTCGATAGTCCTAGAACCATCTCCAGATAAAATGATTAGGCGATTATCTCGGGTCGGGAGCCATGGATCGACGCTACAGACGCACAAGCAGGGGGACCAGATACCGCATTTGGCATAGCCAGGCCAAAAGTAAGACTCTTAACGATTCTGTAATGGAGCTAGAAACACTCTGTCTCAACACCCCTCAACCCGATTGGCTGACTTGAGGCTGATTAATCGCCACTGCCTCTCTCGAGCGGCTTCTGACATATCAAGACTCGGGCATCTTTTGGTGGTCTTTGTAACTCTCTCAATTCCGATCAACCCCCTGGCTCTTTTTGATTTGAAACTCACTTCCACTCTCTTCTCTACAGCCCAGCATATATCTATAACCCCTTTAGGCATATGGTCCTCTCCTCGCGCATGCAAAAGAGGCACTTTAAACTCTCTTTGCTCCTGAAAGGCTGAGACAGACAAGCATTCTCCCCAGTAACAGCGCAGCACCCCGGGACTTGACATCAGAATTTCAATCTCTAAAGTGACGTGGCGCTCGAAAACAGCAATCGGTCTCTCTATCGCCTCATCCAGGAACTACGTCGTAATGGATCCCAAAGAATCAGACGATTCCGGGCCTAGCTCCAACCTGCTCTTCATCAATTCAACCGAATCTGCGCGCGGTAAGCCGCGGGATTCGCAGACCAAGCGCCAGATCCGGCAGCATGTCATGCGAGACATTGGCAAGGCTCGCCGCAAGCCACCCAGGAACCCGCAGGTGAAGCTGCGTGTGCGATCTGCAGAGCCGGCGGCGGagtcggcttcttcttcttcttctcttgctgctcctACAAATACGGGAGCAGCAGACCCTGGCGAGAGCCAGCTCATCCCGCTTTCGCATTCACAGGAACAGCAGTCACAATATGGAAACAAAcagcagcctcttcctcccctgGCTCGTCCATTCTGGGACCAGCATCCCCTGGCCGTCATGCAGAATTCCTGGGGCATGGACGCCTTTGCAGCATATGGtctggccttggcagcctcttGGGATTGTGTGAGAAGTAAGCAGACAGCGTAGATGCAGCTTGCAacaatcatcatctgccaACCAACCAATGCGCTTACTGACCAATAACCTCCCCTGCAGACCCTCGTAGACGTCGTTTCTGGTTCCCGTTTGCCTTCAAGGATCCCGGCTTCTGCCGCAAACTGCTCACAGGCCCTGAAGTCCGCGCTGCTGTTCGCTCCCAAACGATGGAAAGGAGCATCACCTTTGCCCTAGCACGTTCCACAGAGGTCGTGGCCTGCATCGAATCAAGGCTGAGGGACCCTGATCCTAACATGGCTGTGGCCAATAATGTTCTCCGGGGCGTCATGGGGTGCATCTGCTACAACGTATGGAAgaatctttctttttctcattcaCAAGTAGCTCCTAAGGCTAATCTTTTTGTTTGTCGACTGAAAATTAGTACATTGTTGGAGACTTGGATCAAGCTCGCGTCCACTTGAATGGACTCAAACTCCTGATCAACAGGAGAGGTGGAATAGACACTCTCTCCGATGACCAAGACTTGGTCATGATGGTCTTTTGGTATGCACCCATCAAAACCGCCAGTTTCACTAACACCAATTCAGAAATGCTGACCACAATGACTCTCCCATCATAGGATCGACACAAtcgcttctctcctctttgaACAAAGACCCTGGTTTCCAATGCCTTCAAGACTACCACCAATCTCCACTCTCCCACGTCATGATTCCCCCGATATTCTCAGCGTCCTGTCATTCCATCTCAGCACCATGTGTCCCGACCTCAACGCCCATCAACTATGTGTCGTATCCGCGCTGCAAGATATAGCAAGCCTCGCTGGTGCCGTCCAATGGAAACTAGCTGCCCGGGGTGAAGACCtatggaaagaagaaatcttCCTCGGCACGCGGCTCAACCCCATCGCATATCGTCTCATGGACACTCCTCCACACCCTCATCCCGATATGCCTTGCATATTTATCGAGACTCTTCGCTTAGGTGCATTGCTCTGGATCCTACAGGTCAAGAACATGGCCCAAGCTTATCCAGGCACGCCCGCCACATATGTCACCAAactgctgcatctcctgcAGAACCACAGCATTGAGAGCCTCGTCTCAGCATCAGCCTACTACATTCCGTTCCAGCTCTGGCTCTTATTGCTCTGTGCAACCATGTCAGAAATTCCCAATGAAAGAACTACTGCTCTAGAGATGGTTGCCCACAGGATGAACGAAAACGGCTGGGAGTGGGAGGAAATGATGGTGAATGTCAAGCAACTTCCGTGGATACCTGGATTCGAAGCCCATGCCCCGACTATTGCCACTCAAGTCCAGCTGTTGCGAAGCATGATATGATATGTATGACATTTTGTATGCTCAGCGTGTTTTACATATAGAGATTCTAATTATACTTGTCATGATAGATCAAACTAATAAACATTTTAATCAGCCCTTTTCCCATAAACCTTGAAACACCATACAATCAACATACGACTAAAGGGCGGCCGTGTTCTAAACGCTGTATACGAAAATaagagagcttcttctctgcttcagaACAGCAGAACTAGGGAGACTTCCATGTAGCCGAGTCCAGTTCATACGTTTCTGCCACTGG harbors:
- a CDS encoding lysophospholipase catalytic domain-containing protein — protein: MKDVLSRANITGLDTGRYIDNLTNAGTGLPRVAIAISGGGYRALMNGAGALAAFDNRSTNATETGHLGGLLQSATYLSGLSGGSWLVGSLYVQNFTSVESIIFATDGFLSTIWQFDHSILNGPDGLSITRYYRQLFDDVDDPSDGGPAFTFSSISNDTDFVSAQTPLPLIVAIERTSGQLQIASNSTVFEFNPWEMGSYDPGLEAFAPLQFVGSNFTNGTIPRNGSCIAGVDNAGFVMGTSSSLFNQAFLQIGRVEGVPEFLISAINRTLANVGSENRDIANWPNPFFRYNSSGNLNANSTVLALVDGGEDLQNIPLHPLLLAEREVDVIFAVDGSADTETLWPNGTAMVATFNRSEARVSANDSRFPDVPDQNTFVNLGLNQRPTFFGCTNGSNTPRGPLIVYMPNAPYSFQSNVSTFDLEYSIEERNQIIQNGYNMATMGNGTVDSNWPACIGCAILARSLVRTRTRIPSKCADCFARYCWNGTTNDTLPNTYEPAQILANTTEQSTSSAARISETLLLGCFAFMLAI
- a CDS encoding enoyl-(Acyl carrier protein) reductase domain-containing protein; this translates as MSTDFKGKLAIITGASKLNGIGYATAYALAKSGADIVIHYNSNKTAAEECLAKIKALGVQAIAVQSNAGSITFGDDIVNATVAAFPGRKIDIIINNAGHATFQASTSEAPVEEFDALFHPNVRGPHLLIRAALPHITSPGGRIVNISSVVARTGTRFASLYTATKGALNTLTLAWAEELGEKGITVNVVAPGPISTDYAPPEEHELTQKFRAQQYIKRDGKAEEVANAIVFAVSPGASFISGQVIGVDGGLSYI